The segment GGCGACATTCTGGACAAGGGAAACCGGCCCGTCTTCAACAGTGCCAAGGGCGTGCAGGCCACGCAAACCTACATCAACATGCTCCGGAAAGACAAGATTACCAACCCTGCAGCAACCACGTTTGGCGAGCCGGAATCATCTACTGAACTCCTTCAGGGCCGCGCCGCGATGTGGGTCGGCTGGTGGTGGTACTGGGCACGCTTCTCCGATCCTAAATCCGTCTCCAAAGACGTGCTGAACAACGTGGGCTTTGCACCTGCGCCCGGTTGGGCTGGCGGCTCGACCCAAAACTACGCCCTGATCTGGCCCATCGGCATTTTCAAGAACTCCAAGAAAGCCGACGCAGGTTGGGAATTTATTAAGTACGTGACCAACACCACTATTCAGAAACGGGTCGCCTCTAACCGCAGTATTCCTGCTGAAGCCGACAACACCATCGTGACCTTTTCGGGCATGAACGACGCCAAAGTGAACGCAGCCAACGGCGGCATTCCCAAGGTCGGGGCACAGGCGCTCCGTACCGCCCGCACGCTGCCGCAGGTCAAGACGTGGGCCGAAATTCAGAGCGTGCTGGAAGTCGGTATCAATCAGATGGCGACGGGCGCACAAGTGAAAGTGACCCTCGACCGCATGGCGAAGGAAGTCGACGCCATTCAGAAACGGGCGGGGTATTACAAGTAAACCCAGTTCGGTGAATTGATGAGGGGGCCGGACCTAGACTCGGCCCCCAAATTCATTCAGCCGCACAGAGCCGTCACGATTCGCCTACTCAACGTTGGGTTTTGCTGAGGTGAGCACTATGGATATTCCTCAAACGTCCGCAGACGGTTCGACCAACAAGCCGGGAAGTGCCCCTGTGCTGCTCATCAACAAACCTTGGAAGCCTCAGAGCGCCTCGCTCCGTTGGGTCATGTTGGCTCCGGCCTTGGTGGTCATCGGCGCGACCATCATCTATCCGCTGGCCGCGTCTTTCGTGACGTCGTTCCGCGACTGGCGACTGATCAACTCGCCGACGCCCGGCCCTTTCGTGGGGTTCGACAACTACACACGGGCTCTCACAGACGCCAATTTCCTCAATAGTTTGCAGGTCAGCGCCGTGTACATTTTTATCTCAGTTGTTCTGACACTCATTATCGGTTTGGGCATCGCGATGCTGCTCTCCAAGCCCACCAAACTCAACACTTTTGCACGGACGCTACTCATCTTTCCCTTTGCGGTCGCGCCTGTTCTGAAAGGATACAGTTGGAAATTCATGCTCAACCCGGAATACGGCATATACGCCAAGATGATCGGTGACGTTTTTGATCCTCTTAAAGGATATGTGTGGCTGGGACACGAATTTAGTGCGCTGATCGCCATCGCTATGTCGGAGGTTTGGGGCTGGGCACCATTGTTTGCGCTGATGTTTATCGGGGCACTGGGTTCGATTTCCACCGAGATCAACGAGGCCGCCAAAGTTGATGGAGCCACCAACTTCCAGATTTTTCGCAGAATTACCCTGCCACTGCTGGCTCCGGTGATCTATATCGTGGCCCTGCTGAAGATCATTTCGGCGTTCAAGATGTTCGACCAAGTGGCCGTTATGACCGGCGGCGGCCCCGGCGACTCAACCCAAACCCTGTATTTTCATGTCTTCCAAACGGCTTTTCGCAATCTGGACATGGGGTACGCATCGGCCCTGTCTTACATTTTGGTCGTTTTGATGGGCATTATCGCCACGTTTTACGTCCGCACACTGATGTCCAAGGGGGACTGAATGCAAAGTTCTTTGAAACCCAGCTCAGGCAAACCTGGCGTCTTGAAACCCAGCTCAGGCGCACGTGGCCCCAGCCCGCTGGCCCGCAAACGGTTTGGTCAGGGAGTCGATATTTTCGCGACCCTGATGGTGATTTTCTTTGTCATGTTTCCGCTGGTCTGGATGATTTTGGCGGCCTTCAAAACCGAAATCGATGTGTACTCGACTCGGCTGTTCTTTCAGCCGACCCTCGATAATTTCCGCGCCGTTTTCGCCCACCCCACGATGCTCGGCTCGCACACTTGGATCAGCGTGATGGTGTCGTTCCTAACGGTGGCTATTACGATTCCTCTGGGGGCTGCCGCGTCTTACGTGCTGTCCAGACACCGTTTCAAGGGCCGCAACACGCTCTTTTTGCTGATTTTAATTACGCAGTTCGTTCCAGCAGTCGTGGTTGCCATTCCTTTTTTCAACCTGTTCCGCACGCTCGGCCTCATCGATACGCCGATTGCGCTGGTCATCGTGTACCTGTCGTTTACCTTGCCCTACGCCATTTGGATGCTGCGCGGTTTTTTTGATTCTCTGCCTGTCGAAGTCGAGGAGGCGGCGTTTATCGACGGCTGTAACGAGTTGCAAACCCTGCGCTACGTCACTCTCCCGCTGGTCATGCCGGGCCTGATCGTGGCGGGCGTGTTCGCCTTTATTTCTGCTTGGAATGAATACTTTTTTGCCCTGATCCTGACCAAATCCGATTCGCTGACACTCCCGATTGCCATTCAAACCATTTCTGGGCCGCGTGGCCCGATGTGGGAGCAGGTCTCGGCAGCCGGGATCATCGTGATGGTGCCGATTATGGTGATGTCGCTGTTTATCCGCAAATACTTTGTAGAAGGCATCACGGTGGGGGCCGTCAAGTGAGACGGATTCCGGGCAAGGCACGGACAGGCGGTGGCTTTCCAGGTGTGCGGTCAGCACACGGAATCCAGATGAGGCTGTGCGTGTGACCCGAAAAGCTCAGTCTATTCGCACAGGCCAGCAACCCGCTTCAGATCAACGCAAGGCGCATCTGCCACGCAAAAGGAAGGTTATGGAAGACACCGCTCCCCTCGTTTCTGCCCCTGCCCTGCCCGTGTTCGATTTTGCTGACCGCCCCGACTATTCCGAATTTGTGCGGGCAGCGAACACAGGCAGGCGGCAACCCCTGGCGGGCTTTGACCCCGACTACACCGATATCGTGGATTATATCGTGCGCTGCACCCATAAAATCTGGGAAGAAAAAGCAGTTGGCCTGATCTATTCCCACTACGCCCACAATATTTTGGTGCACTATTCCAGCGGCATCATGTACGGGCGGGAAGCGATGGTGAACAACACCCTCCAGCGCATCGCCCTGTACGCCGAACGCCGCGCTTACGCCGACGACGTGATTTGGAGCGGCAACGAGAATGACGGGTTTTACAGCTCGCACCGGGTATCCAGCACGGGCGTTCATACCGGCTACAGCGAGTACGGCCCGCCCAGTGGACGCCGGATTCACCGTTGGGGCATCGCCGATTGCTTTATCAGAGAAAACCGGATTGTCGAGGAATGGCTGGCCTCCGACACCCTGACCGAGATTCGGCAGATGGGCTTTGACCCGGTGGCATTGGCAAAACGGGCGGTCTTGCCGAACCAACCACACACACATGGCGAGTTAGACCGCTTGCCCACCGGCCAGCAATACCCGACGTTTCTGGATGTCCCGAGTGCCAATGACGACCCACAAGCCTTTGTCGCTGCCGTGCTGCACAACATGTGGAACGCCCGCCTGATCAATATGGTGCGCGAGTATTACGCCCCGAACCATGTGGCCTTCGTTCCTGATTCGCGCAAGCTCTACGGGCATGGCGACTACGAAAACTTTGTGATCACACTGCTGGCTTGCTTTCCTGATCTGGCCATGCATATTGATCATCAATGCGTGCTGGGCGACAAGCGGCGCGGATTCCGGGTGGCGACGCGCTGCACGTTTCAGGGCACGCACGAGGGCTACGGCCCCTACGGCGCACCCACTGGGCGGCGCATCTTCCTGATC is part of the Deinococcus sp. QL22 genome and harbors:
- a CDS encoding ester cyclase, translated to MEDTAPLVSAPALPVFDFADRPDYSEFVRAANTGRRQPLAGFDPDYTDIVDYIVRCTHKIWEEKAVGLIYSHYAHNILVHYSSGIMYGREAMVNNTLQRIALYAERRAYADDVIWSGNENDGFYSSHRVSSTGVHTGYSEYGPPSGRRIHRWGIADCFIRENRIVEEWLASDTLTEIRQMGFDPVALAKRAVLPNQPHTHGELDRLPTGQQYPTFLDVPSANDDPQAFVAAVLHNMWNARLINMVREYYAPNHVAFVPDSRKLYGHGDYENFVITLLACFPDLAMHIDHQCVLGDKRRGFRVATRCTFQGTHEGYGPYGAPTGRRIFLIVISHHVIRNGQIAQEWTIFDEFALLKQLHAQVAG
- a CDS encoding carbohydrate ABC transporter permease → MKPSSGARGPSPLARKRFGQGVDIFATLMVIFFVMFPLVWMILAAFKTEIDVYSTRLFFQPTLDNFRAVFAHPTMLGSHTWISVMVSFLTVAITIPLGAAASYVLSRHRFKGRNTLFLLILITQFVPAVVVAIPFFNLFRTLGLIDTPIALVIVYLSFTLPYAIWMLRGFFDSLPVEVEEAAFIDGCNELQTLRYVTLPLVMPGLIVAGVFAFISAWNEYFFALILTKSDSLTLPIAIQTISGPRGPMWEQVSAAGIIVMVPIMVMSLFIRKYFVEGITVGAVK
- a CDS encoding ABC transporter substrate-binding protein, translated to MITADKKVRQRMGLALGMLGVLAIGSLGGAQTAASYGLKPGKPYDGTKLKFLICCLGAGQFAQLSKMTGEGSEFQKLTGITAQWENTPYEGLQQKILIEATTGSTYDVVAWVDSWGEAFKSQMLPLNDRIKADKINMKDYPNSYITASSDSAGNIVGMPFRGHPLVLFYRKDVFAELKLPVPKTWQDVVKTSQTIQQKKPGLTGLSTMYGVNAGQNLFSWTSMLWGNGGDILDKGNRPVFNSAKGVQATQTYINMLRKDKITNPAATTFGEPESSTELLQGRAAMWVGWWWYWARFSDPKSVSKDVLNNVGFAPAPGWAGGSTQNYALIWPIGIFKNSKKADAGWEFIKYVTNTTIQKRVASNRSIPAEADNTIVTFSGMNDAKVNAANGGIPKVGAQALRTARTLPQVKTWAEIQSVLEVGINQMATGAQVKVTLDRMAKEVDAIQKRAGYYK
- a CDS encoding carbohydrate ABC transporter permease, which produces MDIPQTSADGSTNKPGSAPVLLINKPWKPQSASLRWVMLAPALVVIGATIIYPLAASFVTSFRDWRLINSPTPGPFVGFDNYTRALTDANFLNSLQVSAVYIFISVVLTLIIGLGIAMLLSKPTKLNTFARTLLIFPFAVAPVLKGYSWKFMLNPEYGIYAKMIGDVFDPLKGYVWLGHEFSALIAIAMSEVWGWAPLFALMFIGALGSISTEINEAAKVDGATNFQIFRRITLPLLAPVIYIVALLKIISAFKMFDQVAVMTGGGPGDSTQTLYFHVFQTAFRNLDMGYASALSYILVVLMGIIATFYVRTLMSKGD